One genomic region from Acidimicrobiales bacterium encodes:
- a CDS encoding DUF302 domain-containing protein, which yields MSEKVDPAPREGITTRSNPRSVEDTLERLRTLLETKDIALFAVIDHSGEAERVGQHMPNTKLAIFGSPTAGTPLMVASPLSALDLPLKILMWEDESGTSFVSYNSPTYLASRHHLDDELTARIAGIDAIAEALTSP from the coding sequence ATGAGCGAGAAGGTCGATCCTGCCCCTCGAGAGGGGATCACCACCAGATCCAACCCCCGGTCCGTCGAGGACACCTTGGAGCGGCTTCGTACCCTGCTGGAGACCAAGGACATCGCCCTCTTTGCGGTGATCGACCACAGTGGCGAGGCGGAGCGAGTCGGCCAGCACATGCCCAACACCAAGCTGGCGATCTTCGGCAGCCCCACCGCGGGGACGCCGCTCATGGTGGCATCGCCGCTCTCGGCTCTGGATCTTCCGCTCAAGATCCTCATGTGGGAGGACGAGTCCGGCACCTCCTTCGTGAGCTACAACTCCCCCACCTATCTGGCCAGTCGACACCACCTCGACGATGAGTTGACCGCTCGCATCGCTGGCATCGATGCCATCGCGGAGGCCCTTACTTCCCCATAG
- a CDS encoding alkaline phosphatase family protein, producing the protein MSRRRFLVGATGSLVVSPYARRGAVTSVIHDHTSIAAMLERKWNLPAMTYRDANGMTSVVGAVNPAP; encoded by the coding sequence ATGAGCCGACGCCGGTTCCTCGTTGGGGCGACCGGCTCACTCGTCGTGTCACCGTACGCCCGGCGCGGCGCGGTCACGAGCGTCATCCACGATCACACCTCGATCGCGGCGATGCTGGAGCGCAAATGGAACCTGCCGGCGATGACCTATCGAGACGCGAATGGCATGACTTCAGTCGTGGGAGCCGTCAACCCCGCACCGTAA